A part of Paraburkholderia azotifigens genomic DNA contains:
- a CDS encoding xanthine dehydrogenase family protein molybdopterin-binding subunit has protein sequence MNQRETNLAETDAAAPANEPSQPRASKHVGRPMQRLEDPAILTGRGRYGDDIGVKPGTLHAAVLRSPHAHAELVSLDVSGALKLRGVRAVLTRDDLRPWSRPFVVGVKSPMEQWALAMDRVRYVGEPVAVVMAESRALAEDALDLIKADYRILDPVTTIEQSMQDDAPVLHERVGTNVISDRHFRYGEPEAAFESAPHRVKIVTHYPRNSCAPIECGVVIAEYLSGDEGYDVTSNFMGPFSLHAVMAMALNVPANRLRHKAPRDSGGSFGVKQAVFPYVVMMCLASRKAGAPVKWVEDRLEHLSAATSATARLSTIEAAVDGDGRITALAYDQIEDCGGYVRAPEPATFYRMHGCLTGAYAVPNLIVRNRVVLTNRTPTGLVRGFGGPQVYFALERLIQRIAIELKLDVLDVYRRNFVPADAFPYRAVAGALLDSGNYQEALRRGLAQGGYDELVKRRDAARSEGRIYGIGFAAIVEPSVSNMGYITTVMPAEARKKAGPKNGAIASATVSVDLLGGVVVTVASTPAGQGHMTVCAQVVADVLGLDPKDIVVNVEFDTHKDAWSVASGNYSSRFAGAVAGTVHLAATRVRDKLARIVAKQFGCAAEDVCFEGGRVYPKAAQDRALPFGRAASNAPHWAPALLPEGEEPGLRETVFWSPPHMDAPDENDRINTSAAYGFAFDMCALEIDRATGHVRIDRYVTTHDAGTLLNPALADGQIRGAFAQGLGAALLEEFRYGADGSFQSGTLADYLMPTTCEVPDPIIVHLETPSPFTPLGAKGLGEGNNMSTPVCIANAVADALGIDDIRLPLTPSKVMALVGIDDPEPSRPEYREAATEKKAAPGGGRALTAQGTVDLPATPEAVFAVLLDPAALAKVIPGCHELEATGQNQYRADVTVGVGMIKARFEARIGLSDIDAPRRLRLEGAGMSPLGSARGNGLVELVPTENGTRLTYDYEAQVSGKVAAVGGRMLEGAAKVVLRQLFESLGRVAAGGEPGAAGSSAPMRFFRRFLARFRRPA, from the coding sequence ATGAACCAGCGCGAAACGAACCTCGCAGAAACCGATGCAGCCGCGCCGGCAAACGAACCGTCGCAGCCGCGAGCATCGAAGCACGTCGGACGTCCGATGCAACGTCTCGAAGATCCAGCGATCCTGACGGGGCGCGGTCGCTATGGCGACGACATCGGCGTCAAGCCGGGCACGCTGCACGCGGCTGTGCTGCGTTCGCCGCATGCGCATGCCGAACTCGTTTCGCTCGATGTAAGCGGCGCATTGAAGCTGCGCGGCGTGCGCGCGGTGTTGACGCGCGACGATCTGCGCCCGTGGTCGCGACCCTTCGTTGTCGGCGTGAAGTCGCCGATGGAGCAATGGGCGCTCGCGATGGACCGCGTGCGCTATGTCGGCGAGCCGGTCGCCGTGGTGATGGCGGAATCGCGCGCGCTCGCCGAAGACGCGCTCGACCTCATCAAGGCCGATTACCGGATTCTCGATCCCGTGACGACGATCGAACAGTCGATGCAAGACGATGCGCCCGTTCTGCACGAACGCGTCGGCACGAACGTGATTAGCGACCGGCATTTCCGTTATGGCGAGCCAGAAGCCGCGTTCGAAAGCGCGCCGCATCGCGTGAAGATCGTCACGCATTATCCGCGCAACTCGTGCGCGCCGATCGAGTGCGGCGTGGTGATCGCCGAATATCTGTCGGGCGATGAAGGCTACGATGTCACGTCGAACTTCATGGGCCCGTTCTCGCTGCATGCGGTCATGGCGATGGCGCTGAACGTGCCCGCAAACCGCCTGCGTCACAAGGCGCCGCGCGATTCCGGCGGCAGCTTCGGCGTGAAGCAGGCGGTATTTCCGTACGTGGTGATGATGTGCCTCGCGTCGCGCAAGGCCGGGGCGCCTGTGAAGTGGGTCGAAGACCGGCTCGAGCATCTGAGCGCGGCGACGTCGGCGACGGCACGCCTGTCGACGATCGAGGCGGCCGTCGACGGCGACGGGCGCATCACGGCGCTCGCCTACGATCAGATCGAAGACTGCGGCGGCTACGTGCGCGCGCCGGAGCCCGCGACGTTCTACCGGATGCACGGCTGTCTGACGGGCGCGTATGCCGTTCCAAATCTCATCGTGCGCAATCGCGTGGTGCTGACGAACAGGACGCCGACAGGGCTCGTGCGCGGCTTCGGCGGACCGCAGGTGTACTTCGCGCTCGAACGTCTGATTCAGCGCATCGCGATCGAACTGAAGCTCGATGTACTCGACGTCTATCGCCGCAACTTCGTGCCCGCCGATGCGTTCCCTTATCGCGCGGTAGCGGGTGCGCTGCTCGATTCCGGCAACTATCAGGAGGCGTTGCGGCGCGGGCTCGCGCAAGGCGGCTACGACGAACTGGTGAAGCGCCGCGACGCGGCGCGCAGCGAAGGGCGCATCTACGGCATCGGCTTCGCGGCCATCGTCGAGCCTTCCGTGTCGAACATGGGCTACATCACGACCGTGATGCCCGCCGAAGCGCGCAAGAAGGCCGGTCCGAAGAACGGCGCGATTGCCAGCGCAACCGTGAGCGTCGATCTGCTCGGCGGCGTGGTCGTGACGGTCGCATCGACGCCCGCAGGGCAAGGGCATATGACCGTCTGCGCGCAGGTTGTCGCGGATGTGCTCGGGCTGGATCCGAAAGATATCGTCGTGAACGTCGAGTTCGATACGCACAAGGATGCATGGTCGGTGGCGTCGGGCAACTACTCGAGCCGCTTCGCGGGCGCCGTTGCCGGCACGGTTCATCTTGCCGCGACCCGTGTGCGCGACAAGCTCGCGCGCATCGTTGCGAAGCAGTTCGGCTGTGCGGCCGAAGATGTGTGCTTCGAAGGCGGCCGCGTCTATCCGAAGGCAGCGCAGGACCGCGCGCTGCCGTTTGGCCGTGCCGCAAGCAATGCGCCGCATTGGGCGCCCGCGCTGTTGCCTGAAGGCGAAGAGCCTGGCTTGCGCGAGACGGTGTTCTGGTCGCCGCCTCACATGGATGCACCGGACGAGAACGACCGCATCAATACGTCGGCGGCGTATGGCTTTGCGTTCGACATGTGCGCGCTGGAAATCGATCGCGCGACAGGCCATGTGCGCATCGACCGCTACGTGACGACGCACGATGCCGGCACGCTGCTGAACCCCGCGCTCGCCGACGGCCAGATTCGCGGCGCGTTCGCGCAAGGTCTCGGCGCGGCGCTGCTCGAAGAATTCCGCTACGGCGCGGACGGCAGTTTTCAGTCGGGCACGCTCGCCGACTATCTGATGCCGACCACTTGCGAAGTGCCCGACCCGATCATCGTGCATCTGGAGACGCCGTCGCCATTCACGCCGCTCGGCGCAAAGGGCCTCGGTGAAGGCAACAACATGAGCACGCCTGTATGCATCGCGAACGCGGTTGCCGACGCATTGGGCATCGACGATATCCGCTTGCCGCTTACGCCTTCGAAGGTGATGGCGTTGGTCGGCATCGACGATCCCGAACCGTCGCGGCCCGAGTATCGCGAAGCCGCGACGGAGAAAAAAGCGGCGCCGGGCGGCGGCCGCGCGCTCACGGCGCAAGGCACCGTCGATCTGCCCGCGACGCCGGAAGCCGTGTTCGCCGTGCTGCTCGATCCGGCCGCGCTCGCGAAAGTGATCCCCGGTTGTCACGAACTCGAAGCGACGGGGCAAAACCAGTATCGCGCCGATGTGACCGTCGGTGTCGGCATGATCAAGGCGCGTTTCGAAGCGCGTATCGGGTTGTCGGATATCGACGCGCCGCGTCGTCTGCGGCTCGAAGGCGCAGGCATGTCGCCGCTCGGCAGCGCGCGTGGCAACGGGCTCGTCGAACTGGTGCCGACCGAAAACGGCACGCGCCTCACCTACGACTATGAAGCGCAGGTGTCGGGCAAGGTCGCGGCGGTCGGCGGGCGCATGCTCGAAGGCGCGGCAAAGGTCGTGCTGCGGCAACTGTTCGAATCGCTTGGACGCGTCGCAGCGGGCGGCGAGCCCGGCGCGGCAGGCAGTTCTGCGCCGATGCGCTTCTTTCGGCGGTTTCTCGCGCGCTTCAGGAGGCCGGCATGA
- a CDS encoding FAD binding domain-containing protein, with protein MKPAPFDYIRATTTQDALDALAQTGEDARVLAGGQSLMAVLNMRLAQPRVLVDISRTGELNAVHTDTQTGRLVVSAAATQGSVEWRPTLRDEVPLLAMAFPHISHFQVRNRGTVCGSIAHADPSAELPLVLTALGGDIVLRSKKKRRTLSAGEFFQGMLMTAREPDEIVEAVRFPLKQRGERFGFAECSARHGDFAMVACAAVVTDDAIRIAVGGVADRPKLEIWPRLQGNDLRGALNDLSWKLGAQDDAHISAKYRRHLVRELGWRVIEEAK; from the coding sequence ATGAAGCCCGCACCGTTCGACTACATCCGCGCGACGACGACGCAAGACGCGCTCGACGCGCTCGCGCAAACAGGCGAGGACGCACGCGTGCTGGCAGGCGGCCAGTCGCTGATGGCCGTGCTGAACATGCGCCTCGCCCAGCCGCGCGTGCTGGTCGACATCTCGCGTACGGGCGAATTGAACGCGGTCCATACGGATACGCAAACGGGGCGGCTCGTCGTGAGCGCGGCGGCGACGCAAGGCAGCGTCGAATGGCGGCCCACGCTGCGCGACGAAGTGCCGTTGCTCGCGATGGCGTTTCCGCATATCTCGCACTTTCAGGTCCGCAATCGCGGCACCGTGTGCGGCTCGATTGCGCACGCGGACCCGAGCGCCGAACTGCCGCTCGTACTGACGGCGCTGGGCGGCGACATCGTGCTGCGTTCGAAGAAGAAGCGGCGCACCTTGTCCGCCGGCGAGTTCTTCCAAGGCATGTTGATGACGGCGCGCGAGCCCGATGAAATCGTCGAAGCCGTGCGCTTTCCGCTGAAACAGCGAGGCGAGCGCTTTGGCTTCGCGGAATGTTCGGCACGTCACGGCGATTTCGCGATGGTCGCATGCGCAGCCGTGGTGACGGACGACGCGATCCGGATCGCAGTCGGCGGCGTCGCCGACCGGCCGAAGCTCGAGATATGGCCGCGTCTGCAAGGCAACGACCTGCGCGGCGCATTAAACGATTTGAGCTGGAAACTGGGCGCGCAGGACGATGCGCATATCAGCGCGAAGTACCGCCGTCATCTGGTGCGAGAACTCGGATGGCGCGTGATCGAGGAGGCGAAGTGA
- a CDS encoding (2Fe-2S)-binding protein, giving the protein MRQGEQCAVTLTLNGRERSGYCETRELLSDFLRHELGATGTHVGCEHGVCGACTVHLDGVAVRSCLTLAVQAEGRRIDTVEGLAPAQTLGDLQQAFSRHHALQCGFCTAGMLMSCADFLQRVPDPTEEQVRDMLSGHICRCTGYTPIVAAVLDCAARRKQECENAEAGHA; this is encoded by the coding sequence ATGCGGCAAGGCGAGCAGTGCGCCGTCACGCTGACGCTGAATGGGCGCGAACGCAGCGGCTATTGCGAAACCCGCGAACTGCTGTCGGATTTTTTGCGCCATGAACTCGGCGCGACGGGCACGCATGTTGGCTGCGAGCATGGCGTGTGCGGCGCGTGCACCGTGCATCTGGATGGCGTCGCCGTGCGCTCGTGCCTGACGCTTGCGGTGCAGGCAGAGGGCCGCCGCATCGATACCGTCGAAGGCCTTGCGCCCGCGCAGACGCTCGGCGATCTGCAACAGGCGTTCTCGCGTCACCATGCGTTGCAATGCGGATTCTGCACGGCGGGCATGCTGATGTCGTGTGCGGATTTCCTGCAACGCGTGCCCGATCCGACGGAAGAACAGGTGCGCGACATGCTGTCGGGGCACATCTGCCGCTGCACGGGCTATACGCCGATCGTGGCCGCCGTGCTCGATTGCGCGGCGCGGCGCAAGCAGGAGTGCGAAAACGCGGAGGCCGGGCATGCTTGA
- a CDS encoding AMP-binding protein: protein MLDLGRTFLQSVERSPHALALVDGEFRVTYEEWHRVILNAVHGLHELGLGHGDRLLAVLQNRWEMATLHWACQFAGVVMVPLNWRAKPDELDYCVTNAGVKAIVYEPVSADAVMQSPAAQNVPRVGLDDAPGRTATIDSLLAPARGATVTPAADAGDCSLILYTSGTTGKAKGVPRRHRHERAAALAHVAQNLYRHGERTLGVMPLYHTMGVRSLLSMALVDGLFVCVRRWNARLALDSIAQYKLTCLYLVPTLYHDLLADPAFDHMDTTSVTKLGFAGAPMSDGLLKRLATAFEPELFVNHYGSSEVYTFSIDQHATLKPGSAGRAGINTRLRVVKLDARSPDEVAAVHEEGQIVADLLGDEAFEGYWNRPDANAKSLRDGWYFTGDTGYFDADGDLYVTGRVDDMIISGGENISPVDIESVLSLHPCVDEVAVAGVKDERWGQRVVAFVKRRDYVDCETLDAWCRASDLVNFKRPREYVFVDDIPKSPVGKILRRKLQAGEFQRDERGAIGRTGPIQQHQHIEITKE from the coding sequence ATGCTTGATCTCGGCCGCACGTTTCTGCAAAGCGTGGAACGCAGCCCGCATGCGCTCGCGCTCGTCGACGGCGAGTTCCGCGTCACATATGAGGAGTGGCACCGCGTCATTCTGAATGCCGTGCATGGCCTGCATGAACTCGGTCTCGGGCACGGCGACCGCTTGCTGGCGGTGCTGCAAAACCGCTGGGAAATGGCGACGCTGCATTGGGCCTGTCAGTTCGCAGGCGTCGTGATGGTGCCGCTCAACTGGCGCGCGAAACCCGACGAACTCGACTACTGCGTGACGAATGCAGGCGTGAAGGCAATCGTCTACGAGCCGGTCAGCGCGGACGCCGTGATGCAAAGCCCGGCCGCGCAGAACGTTCCGCGCGTCGGGCTCGACGATGCGCCCGGACGTACCGCAACGATCGATTCCCTGCTGGCGCCTGCACGCGGCGCGACCGTGACGCCGGCCGCCGATGCCGGCGATTGCTCGCTGATCCTGTACACGTCGGGCACGACGGGCAAGGCGAAGGGCGTGCCGCGCCGTCATCGGCACGAACGCGCCGCCGCATTGGCGCACGTCGCGCAGAACCTCTATCGGCATGGCGAACGCACGCTCGGCGTCATGCCGCTCTATCACACGATGGGTGTGCGCTCGCTGCTTTCGATGGCGCTCGTCGACGGCCTGTTCGTCTGCGTGCGGCGCTGGAATGCGCGGCTCGCGCTCGATTCGATCGCGCAGTACAAGCTGACGTGCCTCTATCTCGTGCCGACGCTTTATCACGATCTGCTCGCAGATCCGGCGTTCGATCACATGGATACAACGTCGGTGACGAAGCTCGGATTCGCGGGCGCGCCGATGAGCGACGGCTTGCTCAAGCGGCTTGCCACGGCGTTCGAACCCGAGCTGTTCGTCAACCACTATGGCTCGTCCGAGGTCTACACCTTCAGCATCGATCAGCACGCGACGCTCAAGCCGGGCAGCGCCGGGCGCGCGGGCATCAACACGCGTCTGCGGGTCGTGAAGCTCGATGCGCGTTCGCCAGACGAAGTGGCTGCCGTGCATGAAGAAGGCCAGATCGTCGCGGACCTGCTCGGCGACGAAGCATTCGAAGGCTACTGGAACCGCCCCGACGCAAATGCGAAATCGCTGCGCGACGGCTGGTACTTTACAGGCGACACCGGCTACTTCGACGCGGATGGCGATCTCTATGTGACGGGCCGCGTCGACGACATGATCATCAGCGGCGGAGAAAACATTTCTCCCGTCGATATCGAGTCGGTGCTGTCGCTGCATCCGTGCGTCGATGAAGTGGCCGTGGCGGGCGTGAAGGACGAGCGCTGGGGCCAACGCGTAGTCGCGTTCGTCAAGCGGCGCGATTACGTCGATTGCGAGACGCTCGATGCGTGGTGCCGCGCATCCGATCTCGTCAACTTCAAGCGACCGCGCGAGTACGTTTTCGTCGACGACATTCCAAAGTCGCCCGTCGGCAAGATTCTGCGCCGCAAACTTCAGGCGGGCGAATTCCAGCGCGACGAGCGCGGCGCGATCGGGCGCACGGGACCGATTCAACAGCATCAACACATCGAAATCACGAAGGAGTAA
- a CDS encoding enoyl-CoA hydratase/isomerase family protein codes for MTDLTHRGQTLLQELDGFSVEIDAQRERADIILDRPPFNVISMHARDQLRAAFEALDEDERVRVIVIRAKGEHFSSGGDIKGFLEASPEHVSKLAWNIAAPARCSKPVIAANRGFCFGVGFELSLACDFRIATDTTFYALPEQKLGQIPGSGGSARLQQMVGIGRTKDIVMRSRRIPGKQAYEWGIAVECVADGELEAATDALVDELRAFSPLAQRTAKKLLNDTEDAPLSIAIELEGHCYSRLRTSEDFREGVEAFHGKRKPVFRGK; via the coding sequence ATGACTGACCTGACCCATCGCGGCCAGACGCTGCTTCAGGAACTCGACGGTTTTTCGGTCGAAATCGACGCACAGCGCGAACGCGCCGACATCATCCTGGACCGTCCGCCGTTCAACGTGATTTCGATGCACGCGCGCGACCAGTTGCGCGCCGCGTTCGAAGCACTCGACGAAGACGAGCGCGTGCGCGTGATCGTGATTCGCGCGAAGGGCGAACACTTTTCGAGTGGCGGCGATATCAAGGGCTTTCTGGAAGCGTCGCCGGAACACGTGTCGAAACTCGCGTGGAATATCGCTGCGCCCGCGCGCTGCTCGAAGCCCGTGATCGCCGCGAATCGCGGCTTCTGCTTCGGTGTGGGTTTCGAACTGTCGCTGGCGTGCGACTTCCGTATCGCGACGGATACGACCTTCTACGCGCTGCCCGAACAGAAACTCGGCCAGATTCCGGGCTCGGGCGGCTCGGCCCGCCTGCAGCAGATGGTCGGCATCGGCCGCACGAAAGACATCGTGATGCGCTCGCGCCGCATTCCCGGCAAGCAGGCCTACGAGTGGGGCATCGCCGTCGAATGCGTCGCGGACGGCGAACTCGAAGCCGCGACGGATGCGCTCGTCGACGAACTGCGCGCGTTCTCGCCGCTCGCGCAACGCACCGCGAAGAAACTGCTCAACGATACGGAAGACGCGCCGCTTTCCATCGCGATCGAGCTCGAAGGACATTGCTATAGCCGTCTGCGCACGTCGGAAGATTTCCGCGAAGGCGTCGAAGCCTTCCACGGCAAGCGCAAGCCCGTATTTCGCGGGAAGTAA